A DNA window from Nitrospira sp. contains the following coding sequences:
- a CDS encoding Acriflavin resistance protein (MaGe:77310480) produces MMQLIHIALRKPYTFVVLAILIVLFGVQTTVHMPTDVFPNILIPVTSIVWAYDGLLPQDVEGRITYIFERFLTSTVEGIKSIVSHSYYGSSIINVYLQDGIDRGGTEADIAAISQTVVKALPPDISPPMVMRLAPSSVPVAMLQVTSDTLTMAELYNLCIMRIRPLLVTIDGAILPHPYGGQDMQIMVSLDQQKLLARHLTPSDVHVALGSQNLVLPGGDLKVKATDWIVLTNASPLKVDDFNNIPIKRDGDAFIHLRDVADVRLAGRVQTNSVLVDGQQSVIIIVMKSSEASTLDVVDGIKEMIPRIEKVVPDGVKVKLLNDASIFVRESIVDVVSEMVIAAVLVGLIVLLLLGSWQSTVIVATTIPLSILSSIICLHWAGQSINVMTLGGLALAVGVLVDDATVMIENIDTHLALNKPLEDAIVDASQQILLPTLVATLSIAIVWLPLFKLSGVSGWLFMPMAEAIIFAMLASFILSRTLVPTMANYMLKGHQAPHAQAEGATSAKTPTPGVFVRFQQGFERGFDRFRDRYNARLEQAVAHRNSVVGIFLTLAVGSLSLLYFNGQDFFPEIKSGTLQMHMRAPLGMRIEATGRIASLVSRDIEELLPGQVEGIVSNCGLPVGAHNLAFIPTPTIGPQDCDMTISLKDEKSPVWDYRRVLRKGLRERYPGTEFTFQPADLTAKILNFGSPSPIDVQINGPERHANYEFARNLAGRLRQIPGTTDVVIQQTMRTPTLLAETNRMFGLGMNLTQKDVAGNLLLTTAGSQQVDQQYWLDRKTGMSYRINVYTPQQQLTSIKDLLTVPVARDDQSATDKSPNLLGNVTSLSAVGTPGVITHKDIMPLIDIYVSADGRDLGGVLEDVEQVAQSMKGELPRSAAIEIHGQAELMRDAYKELAVGLVVAIVLVYLLIVVNFQSWLDPFIIITALPGALAGIAWSLFLTHTNLSTPALTGAIMTMGTATANSILVVSYARDRLAEHGDALRAAIEAGKARIRPVLMTAAAMIIGMLPMSMGNSQNAPLGRAVMGGLIVATLFTLVFVPCVYAILYNRRVVRQPERS; encoded by the coding sequence ATGATGCAGCTTATCCATATCGCCCTGCGGAAGCCCTACACGTTCGTCGTCCTCGCGATCTTGATCGTTCTGTTTGGGGTTCAGACAACCGTTCACATGCCGACGGATGTGTTTCCCAACATCCTTATTCCCGTCACCTCCATCGTCTGGGCCTACGACGGGTTGTTGCCGCAGGACGTCGAAGGGCGCATCACCTATATCTTTGAGCGCTTCCTCACCTCGACCGTCGAGGGCATCAAAAGCATCGTCAGTCACTCCTATTACGGCAGCAGCATTATCAACGTGTATCTTCAAGACGGAATCGACCGGGGTGGAACCGAAGCCGATATCGCGGCGATTTCGCAGACGGTGGTCAAAGCGCTGCCGCCGGATATTTCCCCACCGATGGTCATGCGTCTGGCCCCATCATCGGTGCCAGTGGCCATGCTGCAAGTCACTTCCGATACCCTCACGATGGCGGAACTCTACAATCTCTGCATCATGCGCATCCGGCCTCTGTTGGTCACCATCGACGGGGCTATTTTGCCGCATCCCTACGGCGGGCAGGATATGCAGATCATGGTGTCGCTCGATCAGCAAAAATTGCTGGCCCGCCATCTGACCCCATCGGATGTCCACGTCGCCCTCGGTAGTCAGAACCTTGTGCTGCCCGGGGGCGACCTGAAGGTCAAGGCGACCGACTGGATCGTGCTGACGAACGCGTCTCCCCTGAAGGTCGACGATTTCAACAACATTCCGATCAAGCGGGACGGGGACGCGTTCATCCACCTGCGGGACGTTGCCGATGTGCGGCTCGCGGGCCGGGTGCAAACGAATTCCGTGCTGGTGGACGGCCAGCAGTCCGTCATCATCATCGTGATGAAGAGCAGCGAAGCGTCGACTTTGGACGTCGTGGACGGGATCAAGGAGATGATTCCGCGCATCGAAAAGGTTGTGCCGGATGGCGTGAAGGTCAAGCTGCTGAACGATGCCTCGATCTTCGTTAGGGAATCGATTGTGGACGTGGTGTCCGAAATGGTCATCGCCGCTGTCCTGGTCGGCCTCATCGTCCTCCTGTTGCTCGGCTCCTGGCAGTCGACGGTCATTGTGGCGACCACCATTCCGCTCTCCATTCTCAGTTCCATCATCTGCCTGCATTGGGCGGGACAGTCCATCAACGTCATGACGCTGGGCGGGCTGGCGCTGGCGGTGGGCGTGCTCGTCGACGACGCCACGGTGATGATCGAGAACATCGATACGCACCTTGCCCTGAACAAGCCGCTGGAGGATGCCATTGTGGATGCCTCCCAGCAGATTCTCCTCCCGACGCTTGTGGCCACCTTGTCGATTGCCATCGTGTGGCTGCCGTTGTTCAAGCTGAGCGGAGTGTCCGGGTGGCTATTCATGCCGATGGCAGAGGCCATTATCTTTGCGATGCTGGCGTCTTTTATTCTTTCGCGGACGCTGGTGCCGACCATGGCGAACTACATGCTGAAGGGGCATCAGGCGCCGCATGCCCAGGCGGAGGGAGCGACGTCAGCAAAAACGCCGACGCCGGGCGTCTTCGTTAGATTTCAGCAGGGATTTGAACGCGGCTTCGATCGTTTCCGCGACCGATATAATGCGCGGCTTGAACAGGCGGTGGCTCATCGCAACAGCGTTGTCGGGATCTTTCTAACTCTCGCTGTCGGCTCGCTGAGTCTCTTGTATTTCAACGGGCAGGATTTCTTTCCCGAGATCAAGTCGGGGACATTGCAGATGCATATGCGGGCGCCCCTCGGCATGCGGATCGAGGCAACGGGCCGCATCGCCTCGCTGGTTTCACGAGACATCGAGGAATTGCTTCCCGGCCAGGTGGAAGGCATCGTGAGCAATTGCGGCCTGCCGGTCGGCGCGCATAACCTGGCGTTCATCCCGACCCCGACGATCGGCCCGCAGGACTGCGACATGACCATCTCTCTGAAGGACGAAAAATCGCCGGTGTGGGACTATCGCCGCGTGCTCCGCAAGGGCTTGCGGGAGCGCTACCCCGGCACTGAATTTACCTTCCAGCCGGCGGACCTGACCGCAAAGATCCTCAACTTTGGGTCGCCCTCTCCCATTGACGTGCAAATCAACGGCCCCGAGCGGCATGCCAACTACGAGTTCGCGCGCAACCTGGCCGGCCGGTTGCGCCAGATCCCCGGGACCACCGATGTCGTGATCCAGCAGACCATGCGCACGCCGACACTCCTTGCCGAAACCAACCGCATGTTCGGGCTTGGCATGAACCTGACCCAGAAAGACGTCGCGGGCAACCTGCTGTTGACGACGGCCGGCAGCCAGCAGGTCGATCAGCAATACTGGCTCGACCGGAAAACCGGCATGTCCTACCGGATCAATGTGTATACCCCTCAGCAGCAGCTCACCAGCATCAAGGATTTGTTGACGGTGCCCGTCGCGCGAGACGATCAGAGCGCAACGGATAAAAGTCCGAACCTGCTGGGCAATGTCACATCGTTGTCCGCGGTCGGGACGCCCGGCGTCATTACGCACAAAGATATTATGCCGCTCATCGATATCTATGTATCCGCCGACGGACGCGATCTGGGCGGTGTGCTGGAGGATGTGGAGCAAGTCGCTCAGAGCATGAAGGGCGAGCTGCCCCGCAGCGCGGCGATCGAAATCCATGGCCAGGCCGAATTGATGCGCGATGCCTACAAGGAACTCGCCGTCGGCCTTGTCGTCGCCATCGTGCTGGTCTATCTGCTGATCGTCGTCAATTTCCAGTCGTGGCTCGATCCCTTCATCATCATTACGGCCTTGCCTGGCGCCCTGGCGGGCATCGCATGGAGTCTGTTTCTGACGCACACGAATCTTTCCACTCCGGCGCTGACCGGCGCCATCATGACCATGGGCACGGCTACGGCCAATTCGATCCTGGTGGTGTCCTATGCCCGCGACCGGCTTGCCGAGCATGGCGATGCGCTGCGGGCGGCGATCGAAGCCGGGAAAGCCCGCATCCGTCCCGTGCTCATGACCGCGGCCGCGATGATCATCGGGATGTTGCCGATGTCGATGGGGAACTCTCAGAATGCGCCGCTCGGGCGCGCCGTCATGGGCGGCTTGATCGTCGCGACGCTGTTCACGCTGGTGTTCGTTCCCTGTGTGTACGCGATTCTGTATAACCGGCGCGTCGTCCGCCAACCGGAGCGAAGCTGA
- a CDS encoding Outer membrane efflux protein (MaGe:77310482), which yields MMKTRIQTQWSLSGALSAVAWRSVAVLLALSVSACSDWLPHVDPAPDYQPAQFVVPASWHGESPFIEASPSDGELRSDWWVLYNDSLLNQLEEQAMAANPDLQATAERFIQARDDMMKARSRRMPQVGVEFGASNNRQSEHTLFRAPNSAIRESSVSLGGLASWEPDFWSAIRNATRLETYRAEERAADYGLARLSLQAEIAANYFMLRGYDAEIAIYTQSINLYRRSLTIVKTQFAGAIASALDVARVESLLYSTETKLAQVHGQRQVTEQSIAILVNMAPSGFTIKPVDQLRVAKIAIPRTIPSTLLERRPDVAGMERQMAQANRAIGIARAAFYPSVTLRVGGGFEDSGFNLIQLANSLWSYGATASVPMFQGGYRRAQLQQAWSAYRETEDRYRSTVLNAFREVENSLSLTNQLSTAVDRQEAAVGATMHAQNLTTELYQGGLASSLELIYAEVATLTARIESVQIKADLLRASVALIRALGGGWNRNQLPADEEIQPFGTFQYTNLDKPPSAGGIDVDAGNRQRYNDLTKSPAP from the coding sequence ATGATGAAGACGCGGATACAAACTCAATGGTCCTTATCCGGCGCCTTGTCCGCCGTGGCCTGGCGGAGCGTGGCTGTTCTGCTGGCGCTCAGCGTTTCCGCCTGTAGCGACTGGCTGCCGCATGTCGATCCGGCTCCGGACTATCAGCCGGCGCAATTTGTCGTTCCGGCTTCATGGCATGGAGAAAGTCCTTTTATCGAAGCGTCGCCGTCGGATGGCGAACTGCGCTCGGATTGGTGGGTGCTGTACAACGATTCGTTGCTGAACCAGCTCGAAGAGCAGGCCATGGCGGCCAATCCCGATCTTCAGGCTACGGCGGAGCGGTTCATCCAGGCTCGCGATGACATGATGAAGGCCCGGTCTCGCCGAATGCCGCAAGTCGGGGTGGAGTTCGGCGCCTCGAACAATCGACAATCGGAGCATACCCTGTTTCGCGCGCCTAACAGTGCGATCAGGGAAAGCTCCGTGTCTCTCGGAGGGCTCGCCTCCTGGGAGCCAGATTTCTGGTCGGCGATCCGCAATGCGACGCGCCTGGAAACCTATCGCGCTGAGGAGCGCGCCGCCGACTATGGGCTTGCGCGTCTTAGCCTGCAGGCGGAGATTGCGGCAAATTATTTTATGCTGCGCGGCTACGACGCCGAGATCGCGATTTATACGCAATCGATCAATCTCTATCGACGGTCCCTGACCATTGTGAAAACCCAGTTCGCTGGGGCGATTGCGTCGGCGCTCGATGTTGCCCGCGTCGAATCGCTCCTGTACAGCACTGAAACGAAATTGGCCCAAGTGCATGGGCAGCGCCAGGTGACGGAACAATCGATCGCCATTCTCGTCAACATGGCCCCCTCCGGGTTCACGATCAAGCCGGTCGATCAGCTTCGCGTGGCGAAGATAGCGATTCCTCGGACGATTCCGTCGACCTTGCTGGAGCGACGGCCGGATGTGGCCGGAATGGAGCGGCAGATGGCGCAAGCCAACCGCGCGATCGGGATCGCCCGCGCCGCCTTTTATCCGAGCGTGACGCTCCGGGTCGGGGGCGGTTTCGAGGATTCCGGCTTTAATCTCATCCAACTGGCCAACAGCTTATGGTCCTATGGCGCGACCGCATCGGTGCCGATGTTTCAGGGAGGCTATCGTCGTGCCCAATTGCAGCAGGCCTGGTCGGCCTACCGCGAAACGGAGGATCGATACCGTTCGACGGTGCTCAATGCGTTTCGCGAAGTCGAAAATAGTTTAAGCCTGACCAATCAGCTGAGCACGGCAGTCGACCGGCAGGAGGCGGCGGTCGGGGCGACGATGCACGCGCAAAATCTGACCACCGAATTGTATCAAGGCGGACTGGCCTCCAGCCTTGAGCTGATTTATGCGGAGGTGGCCACGCTCACGGCGCGCATCGAATCGGTGCAGATCAAGGCCGATCTTCTGCGGGCCTCGGTGGCGCTGATCCGCGCGCTCGGCGGCGGGTGGAACCGGAATCAATTGCCCGCAGACGAAGAGATCCAACCCTTCGGCACGTTTCAATACACGAATCTCGACAAGCCGCCATCCGCGGGCGGCATCGATGTCGATGCAGGCAATCGCCAGCGCTACAACGATCTGACCAAGTCTCCGGCTCCTTGA
- a CDS encoding AmmeMemoRadiSam system protein B (MaGe:77310473), with protein sequence MTTTTAKDPAQYPALRNLQFSPIKEGEEQYIVLWDPTGLSKERLVLPLNYFFIIQHFDGEHSLQQVGALYLKRFGEFLMPDKVVELVADLDRKLFLEGERAEEARREQRAQYRESPLRPAAFAGRAYEADGAKLKKQIDGFFTSPEGPDFKPSENAGKPIKGLVAPTYDLKQAGPIYAWAYKQLQEAAQPDVYVVIGTAYAGLGNLFAATDKDFETPLGVVKADQPLLRTIRARFPVAFEEDLCHQAEHAIEFQLPFLQDIVGRQKPFTIVPVLCSFSALSVSEPAVLQQVVAFLDGLMEILKADGRSYCVIAAGELAHLGMRYGDKEPPTDFSFHRSMQHDLEMLKPVEELKADEFANYIIKEQDQRRISGFAPIFSLLRLIEAEKGEVLRYDRGITDQYNSTVTYASMAFF encoded by the coding sequence ATGACCACGACGACTGCCAAAGACCCCGCGCAATATCCCGCACTGCGAAATCTCCAGTTCTCCCCAATTAAAGAAGGGGAGGAGCAGTACATCGTGCTGTGGGACCCGACGGGTTTGAGCAAAGAACGGCTCGTGCTGCCGCTCAACTACTTTTTCATCATTCAGCATTTCGACGGCGAGCATTCTCTTCAGCAGGTGGGCGCCCTCTACCTGAAACGGTTCGGTGAGTTTCTGATGCCGGACAAGGTTGTGGAGTTGGTGGCCGATCTCGACCGGAAGTTGTTTCTGGAAGGGGAGCGGGCGGAAGAGGCTCGGAGAGAGCAGCGGGCGCAATATCGCGAAAGCCCGCTTCGTCCGGCGGCATTTGCCGGCCGGGCCTACGAGGCCGATGGCGCAAAGCTGAAGAAGCAGATCGACGGATTTTTTACTTCGCCAGAAGGGCCGGACTTCAAGCCTTCAGAGAATGCTGGGAAGCCGATCAAGGGATTAGTCGCGCCGACCTATGACCTCAAACAGGCCGGCCCGATTTACGCCTGGGCCTATAAGCAGCTGCAAGAAGCCGCGCAGCCGGATGTCTATGTCGTCATTGGCACCGCTTATGCCGGTCTCGGTAATTTGTTTGCCGCGACCGACAAGGATTTTGAAACGCCGCTGGGTGTGGTGAAGGCCGATCAACCATTGCTGAGGACGATTCGCGCGCGCTTTCCTGTCGCGTTCGAAGAAGATCTCTGTCACCAGGCCGAGCATGCCATCGAGTTTCAGCTGCCATTCTTACAGGATATTGTCGGTCGACAAAAACCGTTTACCATTGTGCCGGTCCTGTGCTCGTTCTCGGCCTTGAGCGTATCGGAGCCGGCGGTCTTGCAGCAGGTGGTGGCGTTTTTGGATGGGCTGATGGAAATTCTAAAGGCGGACGGACGCAGCTACTGCGTGATCGCAGCCGGCGAGCTGGCTCATCTCGGCATGCGCTACGGCGACAAGGAGCCACCGACCGATTTTTCATTCCACCGGTCCATGCAGCACGACCTTGAAATGCTCAAGCCGGTGGAAGAGCTGAAAGCCGATGAGTTCGCCAACTACATCATCAAGGAACAGGATCAGCGCCGGATTTCCGGCTTCGCCCCGATCTTCTCGCTGTTACGGTTGATCGAAGCTGAAAAGGGCGAAGTGCTCCGCTACGACCGTGGCATTACCGACCAGTACAACTCCACCGTTACGTACGCCAGCATGGCCTTCTTCTAG
- a CDS encoding hypothetical protein (Evidence 4 : Unknown function but conserved in other organisms; MaGe:77310477) has protein sequence MLKSTDTVKSTLPGVPAGGLRTVGQIRGTNDLLFHVGQNGMTVALELLATHTPGAPVVDAHNTFVGFISEFDVLRALEAGKDLVELTAEDIMVRERIAVTAKTTLEAAVRLMEEKRLLNLPVLQGETVAYSVTRHDLLRAWIGLGTTGED, from the coding sequence ATGCTGAAAAGTACAGACACGGTGAAATCGACGTTGCCGGGAGTCCCTGCCGGAGGGTTGCGCACGGTGGGGCAAATCAGAGGAACCAACGATCTACTCTTCCATGTCGGCCAAAATGGAATGACCGTGGCACTCGAGTTACTCGCGACTCATACTCCCGGCGCGCCAGTGGTGGATGCTCATAACACATTTGTCGGCTTCATCAGCGAATTCGATGTCCTTCGCGCGCTGGAAGCCGGCAAGGATCTCGTGGAGTTGACCGCCGAAGACATCATGGTCCGTGAGCGGATCGCCGTGACCGCCAAGACCACGCTCGAAGCAGCAGTGAGATTGATGGAAGAAAAACGCTTGCTCAATCTTCCGGTCCTGCAAGGAGAGACTGTGGCCTATTCCGTCACGCGGCACGATCTCTTACGCGCCTGGATTGGCCTTGGCACGACGGGAGAAGATTAA
- a CDS encoding Molybdenum ABC transporter (MaGe:77310479), which yields MRDSRLLQETQIKPAHNGARRWHPRLSVRRARLTAAIVSGIAGLVGIGGLAQAESLTVGAPPSVRAAFTEILPMFEREYGASVNVVYAPSKALSRHIEQGAPIDVFLAAGIDDVAQLYKKGLTLNGKPRVYAQTSLALVMSAESLATLVSFHDALPNRTTRIALGNPRISALGAITARTLSKSNQAYMDKNRSNIIYASHSEDIIQLIHAGKADVGLVYRVDAINGGEVRISDETPAGSYAPVQFGQAVVWTCRESVREIATEFSDFLMTPRIQKLLLNYGFDAMASNN from the coding sequence ATGCGTGACTCCAGGCTTCTCCAAGAAACTCAAATAAAACCAGCCCACAATGGGGCTAGACGGTGGCATCCACGGTTGAGCGTTCGACGTGCGCGCCTGACTGCGGCTATCGTCAGTGGGATTGCCGGCCTCGTTGGAATCGGTGGGCTCGCTCAGGCTGAATCGCTGACGGTGGGAGCTCCTCCGAGCGTCAGAGCCGCCTTCACCGAAATCCTGCCGATGTTCGAACGAGAATATGGCGCGTCGGTTAACGTCGTCTATGCCCCCTCGAAAGCTCTGAGCCGTCATATCGAACAAGGGGCTCCGATTGACGTATTCCTTGCCGCAGGAATCGATGACGTCGCGCAGCTCTATAAGAAAGGACTGACGCTCAACGGCAAGCCCCGAGTGTATGCGCAAACATCCCTCGCCCTCGTGATGTCGGCGGAGTCCCTGGCTACGCTCGTCTCTTTCCATGATGCGCTCCCCAATCGCACAACGCGCATTGCCCTCGGGAACCCCCGAATCTCCGCCTTGGGAGCTATCACAGCCAGAACACTCTCCAAATCCAACCAGGCTTATATGGATAAGAACCGCTCCAATATTATCTATGCATCCCATAGCGAAGACATTATCCAGCTGATCCATGCAGGCAAAGCCGATGTGGGACTCGTCTACCGTGTGGATGCCATTAACGGCGGAGAGGTGCGAATCAGCGACGAGACCCCCGCAGGATCTTATGCGCCAGTGCAATTCGGGCAGGCTGTGGTATGGACTTGCCGGGAAAGCGTCCGCGAGATTGCAACAGAGTTCTCCGATTTCCTCATGACCCCCCGCATTCAAAAACTCCTGCTCAATTATGGCTTTGACGCCATGGCATCAAACAACTGA
- a CDS encoding Response regulatory domain-containing protein (MaGe:77310474), giving the protein MKRLRILLCNDDAQTLSQLQSILEPEYTVIGTAEDGQALIAAAQALQPDLVLTDIQMPKMDGIEAVRELRKARPDCLVIFHASRTDPEVMAAAFSAGATGYLVKDSLPLMLSGIRTVLQHTQNHNSAFAVGPDAQPMMQ; this is encoded by the coding sequence ATGAAACGACTTCGAATTCTTCTCTGCAATGATGACGCTCAGACGCTGTCGCAGCTTCAATCGATCCTGGAGCCTGAATACACGGTCATTGGCACCGCAGAGGACGGACAGGCTCTCATCGCAGCCGCGCAAGCCCTGCAACCGGATCTTGTGCTGACGGATATCCAAATGCCCAAGATGGATGGAATCGAAGCTGTGCGGGAACTCCGAAAAGCCAGGCCTGACTGCCTCGTAATCTTTCACGCCTCCCGTACCGATCCGGAAGTGATGGCTGCAGCATTTTCGGCCGGCGCGACAGGATATCTGGTCAAAGATTCATTGCCATTGATGCTTTCCGGCATTCGTACAGTGCTGCAGCATACGCAGAATCACAACAGCGCCTTCGCTGTTGGACCGGACGCTCAGCCTATGATGCAATGA
- a CDS encoding hypothetical protein (Evidence 5 : Unknown function; MaGe:77310478), translating into MLARALYLTPDAHNRGAKDKAVSRKGVW; encoded by the coding sequence TTGCTGGCTCGGGCGCTCTACCTCACGCCAGATGCGCACAATCGCGGCGCAAAGGATAAAGCCGTCTCGCGTAAGGGTGTGTGGTAA
- a CDS encoding HlyDD23 domain-containing protein (MaGe:77310481): MNGLRGKGLVIACILLSLGYLGYRLYDSRVEAEALREATLEHAIPTVAVIHATPVPPNETITLPGNIRAWYEAPIYAQVSGYVKMWYKDYGAQVKKGDVLAEINAPGLDAQYAQAKADLESERAKNALAELTARRYVAMRANHALSEQAISVQVAEAKAQAAKVKASEQNVKNFEAMIRFKSIVAPYDGIVIDRNINVGDYVNKDGTISTPGVISNLFTVADVSMMRLFVNVPEMFGPFLQPGMTADVSVPQLPQRHFTAKFLTVARGFDVSTRTAVTEFTIENEDRALWPGSYAAVRLTAPVEKSVFTIPSTAMVFQEHGAQVAVVAEGDRVHFQSITVGRILDSAIEVADGISLHDRIINNPSAALLEGDVVRVVTPAPGYDLVTPDAPASKEELAK, translated from the coding sequence ATGAATGGCTTGCGTGGAAAAGGCCTCGTCATCGCATGCATCCTTCTGAGCCTGGGCTATCTAGGCTATCGACTGTACGACAGCCGGGTCGAAGCGGAGGCGCTGCGGGAAGCCACCCTCGAACATGCCATTCCGACCGTCGCCGTGATTCATGCCACGCCGGTGCCGCCGAACGAGACGATCACGCTTCCCGGCAATATTCGAGCCTGGTATGAGGCTCCGATTTATGCGCAGGTCTCGGGCTACGTGAAGATGTGGTACAAGGACTACGGCGCGCAGGTTAAGAAGGGCGACGTGCTCGCCGAAATCAACGCGCCGGGGCTCGATGCGCAATATGCGCAGGCCAAAGCGGATCTGGAGTCGGAACGGGCCAAGAATGCGCTGGCCGAACTGACGGCCAGGCGCTACGTGGCGATGCGGGCCAACCATGCGCTGTCCGAGCAGGCCATCTCGGTGCAAGTCGCCGAGGCGAAAGCCCAAGCGGCCAAAGTCAAAGCCTCGGAACAAAACGTCAAAAACTTCGAAGCGATGATCCGGTTCAAATCGATCGTCGCCCCCTATGACGGCATCGTGATCGATCGCAATATCAATGTCGGCGACTACGTCAATAAGGACGGAACGATTAGCACACCTGGAGTCATCAGCAACCTCTTTACGGTCGCCGACGTCAGCATGATGCGTCTGTTTGTCAATGTCCCTGAAATGTTTGGCCCGTTTCTCCAGCCTGGCATGACAGCCGACGTCTCCGTGCCGCAGTTGCCGCAGCGGCATTTCACCGCCAAGTTCCTGACGGTCGCCCGCGGATTCGATGTGAGCACGCGCACCGCCGTCACCGAATTCACAATCGAAAACGAAGACCGCGCGCTGTGGCCGGGATCCTACGCAGCCGTCCGTCTGACGGCGCCGGTAGAAAAAAGCGTGTTCACCATTCCATCGACCGCCATGGTTTTCCAAGAGCATGGCGCGCAGGTGGCGGTGGTGGCGGAAGGGGACCGCGTGCATTTTCAATCGATCACCGTCGGCCGAATTCTCGATAGCGCGATTGAAGTGGCAGACGGAATTTCCTTGCACGACCGGATTATCAATAATCCCAGCGCGGCGCTGCTGGAGGGCGATGTCGTGCGTGTCGTGACGCCGGCGCCCGGATACGATCTCGTGACGCCGGATGCCCCGGCCTCCAAGGAAGAGCTTGCAAAGTGA
- a CDS encoding hypothetical protein (Evidence 5 : Unknown function; MaGe:77310475), protein MAACIRCDGLLVRERLFEASGIRAAERVDCQRCLNCGAVEDTVILANGHAARMTVRTRKPRGPRSHSSSSFALEAIFTQTTPPRAFGQPLQEVFDETTSNSSLQ, encoded by the coding sequence ATGGCGGCCTGCATACGATGCGACGGGCTGCTGGTGCGAGAACGGCTCTTTGAGGCCAGCGGAATACGCGCTGCCGAACGGGTCGACTGCCAGCGCTGCCTCAACTGTGGCGCGGTTGAAGACACCGTCATTCTAGCCAACGGTCATGCGGCACGCATGACCGTTCGAACCAGGAAACCGCGCGGCCCACGCAGCCATTCCTCGTCGTCCTTCGCGCTGGAGGCGATTTTTACTCAGACCACGCCTCCCCGAGCATTCGGCCAACCTCTTCAGGAGGTGTTCGATGAAACGACTTCGAATTCTTCTCTGCAATGA
- a CDS encoding hypothetical protein (Evidence 4 : Unknown function but conserved in other organisms; MaGe:77310476) encodes MQQQSTDMASAAIEIKVRELVVRERILTFTALTTTFPDCRWVSLFRALNHLEKQRVIQLTPLPGDYQICLTEGKAVRAAAAPRGD; translated from the coding sequence ATGCAGCAACAGAGCACCGACATGGCTTCAGCCGCCATTGAAATCAAAGTCCGCGAGTTAGTGGTACGGGAACGAATCCTCACATTCACCGCTCTCACCACCACCTTTCCAGATTGCCGCTGGGTCAGTCTCTTCAGAGCCTTGAACCACTTGGAGAAACAACGCGTGATTCAGCTGACGCCCCTTCCAGGGGACTATCAAATCTGCCTCACGGAAGGGAAAGCAGTACGGGCGGCGGCCGCACCAAGAGGAGACTAG